DNA sequence from the Deltaproteobacteria bacterium HGW-Deltaproteobacteria-2 genome:
CAAGCAAGAGAACTTTCCTGCCGTTTTTTGCCAGCTTATTGGCGGCAGTCATCCCCCCCAACCCGCCGCCAATTATAATTACATCGTAGTTTTGTGTAATCTTATCGTTTTTATTGAGAAGCATTTTATTTTCCTGCTGTCAGATCCAGTGCTTGTTCTATAGATATACTGGGCATATAACCAAAATCATCATTAGCCTTTTGATGGGAGAAGTAATGGGAGCGTGAAAATTGCAGTGACACAAAACGCGTCATCGGCGGTTCCCCTTTAATCCTAAAAAATCTATACCAAGATTCACAAAATAATCCAACACTAAAAGCGACGGCTTCAGGCACTTTCTTCGTTATCCGGGGAAGATTGTGACGCGACAAAATTTCGTTAATGAAATCCCAAAGGACAACAGGCCGCTCCTGACCGATAAAATAAGCCTGTCCCGCTAAAGCCGATTCGGGAGATAATTTCTCGAAAGCCAGCAGATGCGCATCAACTGCGTTTTGTATATAGGTAACATCAACAAGATTCTTGCCGGTTCCGACTATCTTCAGTCTTCCCTGCTTTGCCGCATTGAGCAAACGGGGAACGAGGTGCGGATCGTCAGGTCCGAATATCAAATGCGGTCTCAGGGCAACAGTGCTTAATTTATCATCATTGGCCTGCAAGACCAGCTGTTCGGCAATTGCCTTGGTTTTGGCATAGTGGCCATGAAACCTCCTGGAATAGGGCGCTGCCTCATCCGCTCCGCATAAATCACCCCAATCAAAAACAACACTGGGCGTGCTCGTATATATTAACTTTGTTATTCCATTAATCCGGCACGATTTAATGACATTTTCAGTACCGACAACATTTGTCTGATAGAAATCTTTATATTTCCCCCAAATACCGACACGGGAAGCAACATGAAAGACAACGTCCATTCCCCGGAAAGCTTTAGCAACAGCGGTCTCGTCCCTCAGGTCGCCGCAAAGGGTATCAACCCCCATCGCTTCAAGTTGCGGATGTTTTGTTCGGCTGAAATTCCATACCTTATGTCCCTTGGACAAAAGACCCTCTGACAAATGAGTCCCCAAAAAACCACCCGCTCCGGTAACTAAGACATTCATTTCCCCCTCCGCAAAACCTCACTGGCCAGTTTTAAGCGATCAATTTTAATGTTATGTCTTACATCAACGGGGAAATAATCGCAGAAATGAACCGATTTTATTTGCGCTGTTAAGGCGTTATTTTTTGCCATGTCCAAAAGTTCTTTCTCTAAAACATTCCTGTCGAGCTTTTTCCCCAACTCATTTCTTTCAATAACTATGGCGGCAGATTGTTTCCCTTTTTCTCCAAGACCAACCAGAGCCGAACGCCTGACTCCACAATGGGCATTAAAAATAGCCTCGCAGTTTACCGAACACAATAATCCCAGAGGAGTTTCAACCCGATGTGTTTTACGTCCGCAAAACCATATTCGTCCTTGATCATCAATATATCCGAGATCTCCTATCCGATGCCAGAAAGATTTGTTGTCTGCTATTTTTGTCAGAGCTGTTTCCAGTGGGGACTGATAATAACTGGCGGTTACAATGTCACCTTTAACAATAATTTCTCCTATCTGATACGAACCAAGCAGGTGCGCGTTTTTAATATTTTCAATGATGTCATCATTTATCTCAATAATTGAAACCTCCACACCGGGTACCGGCGTCCCGACGCAAGTTCCCTTTCCTTTTTCGGTAAGTGCGGCAGTCTGGTCTAAAATTATCTTACCCGAAATTTTGGAAACCGGCAGACATTCGGTCGCACCGTAAGGTGTATATGTCGTACCATTGGGTAAAATCGAACTGAATTTTTTGTGGAGATCATTGCGCACCGGCGCACCAAACATCACAAGATATTTTACAGAAGGAAGTGTGATTTTATTTTCTGCACAATAATCGCCCAGCGTCTCCCAAATTGCTGGCGAGCCGGCCATAAAAGTTATTTTATTATCAGTGATATTTTTCAGTAATTTTCGGGGATCAGCTTTCGCGGGTTTGGATGGGTCCATATCGGGAATACAGGAAGTCATTCCCATGCAGAGAGTAAAAAGAGAAAAGAGCGGAAAACACGGCAAATCAATTTCATTCTCGTTCAGATCAAAGAGCTCCTGAAGAAGACGGGTTTGTTCAGTGTAAATTTTATGGGTATAGACAACTCCCTTCGGGCGTCCTGTTCCGCCCGAAGTAAAAAGAATCGCCGCCATTTCATCCGGTTCCAGTTGTGCACTCACAAAACTTGCGGCAGAATTTTCTAAACGGGTCAGAGGAAAGCAATTTCCTGTTTTGGGCCCCTTGGTCGATACTTTGAATTTAACAGATTTAAAGGCTTTGCTGAAAATCAAACTTAAGAGATGGACTTCAGGTTCGGCAATCAATCCCTCAGGTGCTATTTCTTCTATCGCGGCAAGAAGATTTTTTCTGCCCATGCCGGGATCAATCAATACAGGCACAACTCCCAACTTGAAAAGAGCAAATACCAGAGCGGGGAATTTTAATGATGGTCTTACAAAAAGAAGAGTTTTACTTCCACGACTAAATCCGATTTTAGAAAGACCGTTTGCATACTTATTGGACAGAGATTCTAATTTTCCAAAAGTGATGGTATCATAATTATACTTATTGCCCGCGCGACGGGGATATTTTACTGCAATTTTTTGCTGATTTATCCGGGCTATCTGTGTAAAGCGATCAGCGATATTCATGACGGACAGATTCTCACCATAATTATTATTTATGTAGCAATAAAAACAAACTATAGAAACTTTTTCAATTCTTTTATTATTTCGTCTCCGGCATCCTCCAACACATAATGTCCGGCAGACTCAAATGTTTTTACTGCAGCGTGAGGATAAATCTCCATCCAGCGATGAAGAAAATAATCGTGAAAACAGAAATCCCGCTTCCCCCAGAGAATAAGACACGGACAATGATGTTTGGAAAGTGATAGCTCTATGTTTTTTAATGTCTGATAACTGCGATGATTGGGATTCATGGGAATATCGGCGACAAATCGCGCTATAGCGATGCGATTTTTATAATTGTCATAAGGGTACAGGTATCCTTTTCTTATCTCCGGTGACATTTTTTTGGCTACGGCCATGTAAGTAGCGGTAAGCGCGAATCCATTTAATCGGCGAATTACCTGCTCAGCCAGAATAGGAATCCTGCACATATTTATCTGGAAGGCGATAACCGGGGATATATAGGCGGCGGTATTGAGAATAACTATTTTTTTAACCAAATCAGGATGCCGTTCTAAAAGTCCAAAACCAATAGGACCACCCCAGTCGTGAACAATCAGAACAAAATCTTTTAGTTCTAACCGCGAAACAAGCGTCTCCAGATTATCGATGTGCTGCTTTAATGTATATTCATAATCCTGCGGTTTATCTGATAGGCCGCAGCCGATATGATCAGGAACAACTACTCTGTGGGAGGAAGAAAATGCGGCAATAAGATTTCTGTAATAAAAGGACCATGTAGGATTGCCGTGAAGCAAGAGCATTGGCTTCCCCTGACCTTCATCGATATAATGCATGCAAACATTATCTTTTAATTTAAGGAAATTTGACTTGAAAGAATATAATTTATTTAACCAGTCCGGTCTTACCACTTCACCCCCAGCATTACTGAATTAAGGCCTGACCCGATGCCCAGCAAACCAACGTTGCTTCCCTGAGGAATACCTTTTTGTTCGTCAAAAATATTGAGTGTAATGGGCAGAGCCGACGCTCCGGTGTTCCCCAGATATTGATAAGTGGTGAAGGTGGGACAATTCTCGAGTTTTAATGTCTGTTTCAAAAGAGTTTCATGTGCCACACCGACCTGATGACCGACAAAGCAATCAACATCTTCATTCGTCCATCCCAGTTCTCGTTTTGTTTCTTCCCATGTTTTTTTAGCCAGGGCGACGCCGGATTGCATCAGCTCCTCGGAATCGGTTTCCATCATCAGCGATGATGTATTACCATCGCCGTGGCAAAGAACATTGGCCGAAGAATCGGCAAGAGATGCTCCACCCAAAAGCAAATGCCCGCCATTTACATCATCTTTGTGAGAAACCGTATAAGCGACAGCGGCAGAACCGATGGTTAAATTCGCAATATATTTTTTTATACTTTTTCTTGTAAGATTATCATCTTTTAATAATTGTTCGATCGTTTGTAACAGTAAAGGGCTGCCGTTCTCACCGGATACGATAAGCGCATGTTTAACTACATTGTTTTCAATCATGTTGGCCGCAACCACAATTGAACTCATTACCCCCAGACACGCGTTGGATAGATCAAAAATAATTGTTTCCGGCCGCAGCCCTAAGTTATGATGAACAATCGAGGATGTCGGAGGTTCAAGAAAATCACGGCAGACAGAGGCATGAATTAAAAGATCGATGTTCTCCGGTTTAACTATTTTTTTCCCAAACAAATTTCTGGCCGCCTGAGTAGATAAATCGCTGGGCCTTGTTCCCGGAGGCCAAAAACGTCTTTCTTTGATTCCGGTCATCAACTCTATCCGGCCGCAGGGAAGTTTGAGGCGTTGATACAAAGGAGCGAGCCTGTCTTCAATCTCTTCAGAGGTCATTATTTGATCAGGAAGATGATAGGCAAAAGAAGAAATAACGACATTCTTAAACTTCATGCCTTATCTCCATTCATCAGGCAATGAAGATTGGCCATAGAAATGCCGCTGAGCATGGCGCCAACTATTCCTAAAAAGCCCTGGTCTGTACCGCAGATGAAAAGATTTTTAATAGCTGTTCTGCCGTCTCTGACTTTTTGAGTACTTCCGTAAACAGCACCTTTAATATGGCCCGTGTAACGCATGATTGTCCGCGGAGTGAAAACATCACAATAAAGCAATTTAGCCTTAAATTCAGGAAATAATTTTGTAATTAATGCCAGAGATTCTTTACGTACTGTTTTTTTTCTTAAAAGATACGTTTCTCTATCTAATTCATTCCATTTCTCAAAATTGGCAATATAAGTGACCCGAATCACTCCTTCGTTCTGGTCGTCATAACTAAAATTGTTAGGAAAACAAATAACGGCGCTGCGGAAATCACAGAGAGTTGGCGGCCGCTTGTAATCATATTTCTCATTATCATTGTAAAATACAATTGTCTCTTGAATCCCCGCATCGCAAGGCTTCTTATCAAAAAATAATATTGTTTCCGTGAAACTCATCGCGCCGGTCGCGGGACGTTCCTGCTTTTCAGAAACAATATTCATCGTTTCCGGCAAGCCAATGGAAGACATGACTTTATTTGATTGGATTATTTCTCCATTGTCCAGAATTACACTTCTAACGACGCCATTTTCAATATCGATCTTTTTAATGCCCGCTCCCAGCCTCAGCTCTCCGCCGAGTTGTAAGTACTTTTCGATAAGGAGATTGATGATGGCGCGAACTCCATTTTTAGGCCTGCTGAAACCTTCCAGATAAATGCTTTTGAACATGATGACGAATTGAGAAAAATCCATGTCGTTTTCCCACGCGCTTCCGTAAATCAGCAAGGGACAGAAAATCATCTCGAGTAAATTCTCATCGGAAATAATCTCCCTGACTTTTCCTTTCGCGCTTTGATACTGGTTATTTAAATTAACATCATCAAAGTTTATTACAATATCGAGAAGCCTGGCAAAATTATCCTTCTGATGAGGAAAAGTTTTTCCGATTTCTACCGCGAGCAATTGAGGATCATTAGAGAAAGAAAGTTGATTTTCGGGAAATACGATTCGCGAGAAATGCTGTTGCGATAATTCCAATTTTTCATAAGGAATTCTTAGTTGTTTAAGCAATTTTGTCAAAGGCCGCCCTCTTTCGCCCCGGCGGGCAAAATTGGTCATGGCATGCAATCCAACATCCAGCTTTCTGTCCAGGCGTTCATAATAGGAATTAAGACCTCCGGGAACTTTATGTCTTTCCAGAATGCAGACCTTTTGATCAAACATCGCCAGCCTGATCCCGGCCGCCAGCCCCG
Encoded proteins:
- a CDS encoding alpha/beta hydrolase — its product is MHYIDEGQGKPMLLLHGNPTWSFYYRNLIAAFSSSHRVVVPDHIGCGLSDKPQDYEYTLKQHIDNLETLVSRLELKDFVLIVHDWGGPIGFGLLERHPDLVKKIVILNTAAYISPVIAFQINMCRIPILAEQVIRRLNGFALTATYMAVAKKMSPEIRKGYLYPYDNYKNRIAIARFVADIPMNPNHRSYQTLKNIELSLSKHHCPCLILWGKRDFCFHDYFLHRWMEIYPHAAVKTFESAGHYVLEDAGDEIIKELKKFL
- a CDS encoding 3-beta hydroxysteroid dehydrogenase; its protein translation is MNVLVTGAGGFLGTHLSEGLLSKGHKVWNFSRTKHPQLEAMGVDTLCGDLRDETAVAKAFRGMDVVFHVASRVGIWGKYKDFYQTNVVGTENVIKSCRINGITKLIYTSTPSVVFDWGDLCGADEAAPYSRRFHGHYAKTKAIAEQLVLQANDDKLSTVALRPHLIFGPDDPHLVPRLLNAAKQGRLKIVGTGKNLVDVTYIQNAVDAHLLAFEKLSPESALAGQAYFIGQERPVVLWDFINEILSRHNLPRITKKVPEAVAFSVGLFCESWYRFFRIKGEPPMTRFVSLQFSRSHYFSHQKANDDFGYMPSISIEQALDLTAGK
- a CDS encoding 3-oxoacyl-ACP synthase III codes for the protein MKFKNVVISSFAYHLPDQIMTSEEIEDRLAPLYQRLKLPCGRIELMTGIKERRFWPPGTRPSDLSTQAARNLFGKKIVKPENIDLLIHASVCRDFLEPPTSSIVHHNLGLRPETIIFDLSNACLGVMSSIVVAANMIENNVVKHALIVSGENGSPLLLQTIEQLLKDDNLTRKSIKKYIANLTIGSAAVAYTVSHKDDVNGGHLLLGGASLADSSANVLCHGDGNTSSLMMETDSEELMQSGVALAKKTWEETKRELGWTNEDVDCFVGHQVGVAHETLLKQTLKLENCPTFTTYQYLGNTGASALPITLNIFDEQKGIPQGSNVGLLGIGSGLNSVMLGVKW
- a CDS encoding phytoene dehydrogenase; translation: MASYDTIIIGAGMSGLAAGIRLAMFDQKVCILERHKVPGGLNSYYERLDRKLDVGLHAMTNFARRGERGRPLTKLLKQLRIPYEKLELSQQHFSRIVFPENQLSFSNDPQLLAVEIGKTFPHQKDNFARLLDIVINFDDVNLNNQYQSAKGKVREIISDENLLEMIFCPLLIYGSAWENDMDFSQFVIMFKSIYLEGFSRPKNGVRAIINLLIEKYLQLGGELRLGAGIKKIDIENGVVRSVILDNGEIIQSNKVMSSIGLPETMNIVSEKQERPATGAMSFTETILFFDKKPCDAGIQETIVFYNDNEKYDYKRPPTLCDFRSAVICFPNNFSYDDQNEGVIRVTYIANFEKWNELDRETYLLRKKTVRKESLALITKLFPEFKAKLLYCDVFTPRTIMRYTGHIKGAVYGSTQKVRDGRTAIKNLFICGTDQGFLGIVGAMLSGISMANLHCLMNGDKA